A single genomic interval of Peribacillus sp. FSL H8-0477 harbors:
- the flgM gene encoding flagellar biosynthesis anti-sigma factor FlgM, producing the protein MKINPIGTSGVNPYNRQVNKVDTTKTTPLPKDKVEISASAKKMQQVSQVSAERQNKLDELKSQIENGTYKMNASDTAKSILDFYSNK; encoded by the coding sequence ATGAAAATAAATCCAATAGGTACTTCAGGGGTAAACCCTTACAATCGACAAGTTAACAAAGTAGATACAACGAAAACAACACCACTGCCAAAAGATAAGGTAGAAATTTCAGCATCAGCTAAGAAAATGCAGCAAGTTTCACAGGTTTCTGCTGAACGCCAAAACAAGCTGGATGAACTGAAAAGCCAAATTGAAAATGGTACATACAAAATGAATGCAAGTGACACAGCGAAGAGTATTTTAGACTTTTATTCAAATAAATAA